TTTGCTCGCAAGGTTGAGTCCGCTGCGAGTCCGAGTCAAACGGCTTTACTTGGATCGAGGGTTTTATAGTGTCCCTGTCATCCGTTGGCTGAAGGCATTGCAGATTCCCTTCCTGATGCCTGCGGTGATTCGGGGCAAAACTGGAGGAACCCGTCAACTGCTAAGGGGACGGCGCAGCTACCAGACACCCTACACCCTCAACAGTCCCCAGTATGGTTCGGTCAGCTGTCAGATGCGGGTGATTTGTAACTATTACAAAGGGCTCAAGGGCAAGCATGGGATTCAATACACTGTCTATGTACTGCACCGGGTGAAGGTTGCCCTACACCAGACCCATCGGCATTACAAAGACCGGTTTGGCATTGAGACCAGTTACAGGATCAAGAACCAGTGTCGCATCCGCACCACGAGTAAAAATCCTGTAACCCGCTTTCTGTTTGTCGCTCTAGCGTTTGTCCTAGTCAATCTTTGGGTGTATTTGCTGTGGTTCTTTATCAGTTGGACGCAACGAGGAGGACGAGTGGTTTACCGGGAACTGTTTGCGCTCAAGACAATGCTGGAGTTCCTATCCCAAGCAGTGGAGCGGCATTTTCCAGTCATCACAGCAATCTACTTACCCGCTCTGGAATGAATTTGCGATCTACTGAGTCTGAGAGCTTGGAAGAGCGGTTAAACCATCATCCTGATCTAAAAGCCAAGATAGAGACTTTGTTGTCAGTCGTGGAGAATGCCGAGGGAAGTCTGGTCAAAGCCAATGAAGCCGAACAACGAGTGATTGAAGAAATTCAGCAACTGGGACGCTCAGCCTTGCAAGGATGGGCAACCCGGCAAAATCAAGTCCAACACGATGAGTTTGTGAACACCCATCCCCACGCTCAACGCAGTCGAAAAAAAGACTCTATTGGTACACCCGCTTCGGAACCATCGAAGTGAGAGAGCAATTGTTTAGCCAAGGCAAAGGCAAAGGAATGACCCGACCTTTTAGGGAAGCAGCAGTTGTCCGTTGTCGGGGATATTCACTGCCGTTACAACGAGTGATGACTGATTTTGGAGCCGATGTGCCGTTTGGACAAATTCCCCAAAAGTTGCAAGAACATCATGGCATTAGCGTGCCCGTGAGTTCTGCCCAAGCAGTGACCCAACGGCACGCCGAGCAGGTTTTACACTTGCAACGTCGTCAACTCAACACCGAGATACCAGAACACGATGGGGTAGATTGTCTGATTGTGGAGATGGACGGGAGCATGATTCCGATTGTCACAACCCAAACAACGACCCTTGAGCAGAAAAAGGTAGACCGTCGCACTCTCAGGGGGTAACAAGAAGGCTAGAACAATGCTTGGAGGCGGGAAGCAGCGTCTAGTCCTCGCTGAAGATAGGATTGCTTATTGCCACTAAGCTGCATCCAAGACTCTACCCAATCGGTGGCTAAATCCATCCCTTCCAACCAAGCTTGAGCATACAAACCTATCCAAAAATCGCTATGTCTGCGACGCATTCTTCGTCCTTCTTTGGCTCGACAAATATAGCTAGCTAAGCCTTGAGTGCGAACTTCATGGCCTTGAATGACTGCACTGGTATAAGCAAGGGCTAAGAGAACAAATAAACCTGATAAGCGCTGAGGATTGAGACGAGTGGATTCGACTTGATACCCTCCACTTTTGTAGTCACGAAAGAAAGCTTCGATGCCCATGCGATGTTGATAAGCCGTCACAGCAGCACCTAAAGAGGGCAGATTGGTTAAGAGAAACCAAGCACTTTTCTCGCAATGGCCTCGATATGCTCGTTTCCAATAGCAAGCCACATTAAACAATCCCAGACCCCCTTGTTTCGTCACCCTCACCTGCTCGAAAAAGCGCGATTGACCGGGTTTTAATCCCAGGTGTTGGAGTTGCTCAACCAAACCCGTTTCATCTTGAACGTACTCGTTACAGCGTAAGCGTAAACAGAAGCTGAGCTGTTCTTGGCCCAACCATTGCGCTAGATGCACCGAGCAGAATTCCCGGTCCCCTAAGACCACGACTTGATAAGGCTTGAGTAGCGCTAAAAGTGGGCGCAAAAC
This region of Trichocoleus desertorum NBK24 genomic DNA includes:
- a CDS encoding ISH3 family transposase, which produces MTTYPSSLSPAPALTDEGTLEAALDCLLESVPLNMKGGYTPQDLFEILLRAASRGDSIEHTAQRLQGTPSGNGIRYHLDKLDEMATLESQLNAALQSRIPPKICRRQHRIAIDLHLIPYYGNPSEVEAPYIYRSQAKAGTTSFFAYATVYVVCRHKRVTLGIHAVHRQETLVATLTYLLARLSPLRVRVKRLYLDRGFYSVPVIRWLKALQIPFLMPAVIRGKTGGTRQLLRGRRSYQTPYTLNSPQYGSVSCQMRVICNYYKGLKGKHGIQYTVYVLHRVKVALHQTHRHYKDRFGIETSYRIKNQCRIRTTSKNPVTRFLFVALAFVLVNLWVYLLWFFISWTQRGGRVVYRELFALKTMLEFLSQAVERHFPVITAIYLPALE
- a CDS encoding IS4 family transposase, producing MASVIYQGRALPLYWQFLSHSGSSGLAQQQAVLRPLLALLKPYQVVVLGDREFCSVHLAQWLGQEQLSFCLRLRCNEYVQDETGLVEQLQHLGLKPGQSRFFEQVRVTKQGGLGLFNVACYWKRAYRGHCEKSAWFLLTNLPSLGAAVTAYQHRMGIEAFFRDYKSGGYQVESTRLNPQRLSGLFVLLALAYTSAVIQGHEVRTQGLASYICRAKEGRRMRRRHSDFWIGLYAQAWLEGMDLATDWVESWMQLSGNKQSYLQRGLDAASRLQALF